In the Marinobacter sp. Arc7-DN-1 genome, GTCGCCTGGCCCGCCGGGGGTAGTCGTAAAAACGGGCCAGGTGGCGCCTGAGGCGGCTCAGATAGTGATCGACCTCGGAGCGCTCGCCTGCGTTTTGCAGTGGAATGGTGGCGCGGGACTCGGCTTCCTCCACCTCACTTTCCGCCGGTTGGGAAGTGGAAGATTCTGCCGCTGCCCCAGTCTGGGTACGCTCAGGCTCTATGGGGGTTGATTCCGGCTCCGGTACCTCCGCCACCATTTCTGGCTCTGGCTCTGGCTCTGGCTCTGGCTCTGGCTCTGGCTCTGGCTCTGGCTCTGGCTCTGGCTCTGGCTCTGGCTCTGGCTTCGCTTCGGGTTGCGGGCTGGGCTCGCGCGTAACTTCCGGTTCAGGCCCAGGTTCCGCGGCAAGCTTGATGCGGATGGCCGGTGCCGTGTTGATGGCGGCCTCGCCCAGGGAATTGAGCTCCACGGTTTTCCCGGGTGCGGTCAAGACCAGAGCGCCGGCTGTAATTGCCGCTGCAAGCATCAGCAAAACGAAGCGTGAGGGTTGGGGTTGCAGAGTCATTCACCCGGCTCCGTCAGCAACAGAATATCCGTGTGGCCACCCTTCTCAAGCACCCGGAACAGGGTTTCCAGATCCGCCATGGTGATCGTTTGTGCTGCAGCGATTCTCAGGGGGTGCAGCTCATTCGGGGCAGGCAGAGTTGATAGAAGGGACTCTTCATCAAGTGTCTCTCCGGCAATCCGCCAATTGCCCCCGGCATCCACTGTCAGATCGGCATCGGGTGGCCGCTGCTCCCGGGTCTGCGTTGTGGCGGGGAGCTCGGGCAGCGGGTCGTCGGCAAGCTGGCCTGCCACAATGAAAAACATCAGCAGCAGGAACACCAGGTTGATCAGCGGCAGAAGGGCATCTTCCACTCGCTCCATCAGGGATTTGCCAGAAGAAAACGGGGGTGGAACCAGGTCGGTCATGGTGCTTTGTCGTTTTCCCGTTTCCAGTGAGTGTCGATGCCACTGTCGGTCAGTTGGCTGAGTGCCAGGGTGAAGGCGCCAAGGCTGGCGTCGTTCGTCGTGGCGAGGTTGACCTCGGTTATCCCGGCCTGTGCAAGTTCAGGGAGGAGATGCTCCAGTGGCATTGTCATGTCCTGCCACTGAATCTGACCGTTTGCGATAACGGTCAGCTCCGGAAGCGGTTCACCAGTCGCCGGACTCCGGGCGGACGGGTTGTTGGCCAGTTCCAGGTGATCCACCGGCTGCAGGCGGCTGGTGAGCATAAAAAACACCAGTAGAATGAACACCACATCAATCAACGGCGTGATGCGGATTGGTATCGGGCGATTCGGCCGGGGTTCAACCAGTTGCATGGGCGAATCGTCGATCGCTGGCGCTGTCGTATGAGAGATCGGCCCCGGGCTGGGTTGACGCACACTCCCGGGTTGCCACGGCCTGCCGGGCATCAGCCTGCGCTTTGGCATCGGGGTCAACGGTTACGTTCAGGATCGAAACCAGGGTGCTGTTGATGGTTTTGTGAATGCGGCGTAAACGGAATTCCACCCAGGCTGCCAGTGCTGCAAAGGGTATGGCAACAACCAGGCCGGCTGCAGTGGTGGTCAGGGCCTCATAAATACCGCCACTCAACTGGGTGGCGTTGGCGCGTCCTTCGGTGGCTGCCATGGCGCTGAAGGCTTCCATCATGCCCAGCACGGTTCCCAGAAGTCCCAGCAAGGGTGCCAGGGCCGCAATCACTTCAATGATTTTAAGGGGCGCTTCGAACGGCTCCAGTGACTGCTGCGCGTCCCGTGCCGCGGTTTCACGAATCTGCCGCTCATCCTGCTGGCTGTTCAGTGCTTCAAAGGTGTTGGTAACCAGGTGCAGCAACGGATTCAGCCTGCCCCAGCGACCAGCCTGTTCACGAATGGCGGCGGGCGACACAGAGCCGGGGTTTTGTTGCCAGCTGATTACGGTTTTTTTAAGACTACCCGGCAAGCGGGGTGCGTATAGTGTCCCCAGCAACATCAGGTAGATAAAGGTAACGACGCCAAGCACGGCGATCACCAGGAGCACGACCATCACCGGCCCGCCCATCTCGGTCAGTTGAGCCAGCAGGCCGTTGCTAAAAGGCGCGGAAATGTCTGTCATGGCATGACCCTCAGGCGCAATGAAGTTGGATCTAAATAATAAAGATTATTATTTAATATGCAAGAGTGTAACCTGATACCGGTGATGCCTCTGTTAGAATTCGGTCAGAAATAAGAAGCAAAGGTATGCGATTGGAATCGGAGGTAAAGATCATCACTGTTGGTCGGGCTTACCCGAAAATGTGGCTGTTGTGTTGATCAAGCGTTGGTTGGGCAGTCTGGTTAACCGGGCGGTTGCCCTGGTGGTTGTGGTAATTGTTCTCTCGGCACTGTTGGTCACCGTTGCTGGCGCCCTTCTCAGCCGGGCAGAGCTGGAGCAACAGGCCCGTAGCCAGGTTGAGACCATTGCCGAACTGGTGGCGGGGGAACTGAATGACAAGCTGGTGCTGAGGCTTGAAACCCTGAGCCATGTCGCCCGGAGCCTTACCATGTCCATACACGCTCTGGATGCCCGCGCCCGCTTGCTGGTTCGGCGCCAGACGGCACTGCAGCATCTGTTTGATGGCATTTACCTGATCAATGAGTCAGGCCAGGTACTGGCGGAGTACCCGGAATCCTTCCAGCAAACCGGGCTGAATGTCAGTGACCGAGAGTATTTCCGGCGGGTCGCCTCCACCCTGACACCGGTGATCAGTGAGCCATATATATCAAACTATCAGGATAAACCCGCCGTTATGGTGGCGACGCCGGTCTTTGATCATCGCCAGCGTTTTGTCGGAATGATTGGCGGTGCCATCCTGCTGGATGGCGATAACTTTATGAAAGAGTTCATTAACCTCCGGATCGGTGAAACCGGCTACCTTGGCGTTGCTACCCGAAGCGGGGTGACGGTTGCTCACGGTCGTTCTGGCCGGCCAATGGCACCGGTGCGGGTCGCCAATCCGGTTTTGCGGGATGCGATGGAAGGTTTTGAGGGTACGCTGCAAACCCGCAATGGTGAGGGGGAGGCCACGATTATGTCGGTACGGCAACTGACCCAGGTACCCTGGTTCGTGTCTGCAGTCTGGCCATCCCGTGAAGCCTACGCGCCGATAACCCGCACCGCAGATGCCTTTATCTGGGTGCTGTTGTTGGTGATTGTATTGATAGCACCCATCGCCCTGTGGCGGTTCCGCCGGCTGATGGCGCCGCTGGAGATGCTGGGCAATCAGATTCGTGAGCGTCATCTCGGGATGCGGTCTGACCCGGTCGATGTATCTGGGGGTACCGAGATCCGACAAGTGGCGGAGATTTTCAATACCGTCATGGATGAGCGGGATGAAGTGCTGGTCTCGCTCGCTGAGCGCGAAGCGTTCTTTCGTTCACTTACTCAGAGTGCGCCTATCGGCATTGTGCAGACCGACGTTCTGGGTCGCATCGAATTTGCCAATCCTGCCTTTGAAGCCATTATCGGCCGTCCCTCGGAGGACCTTACTCAAACCTGGCTTGCAGGTCGCGTGCACGAGGCAGACCGTGACGCTGCCATTGCCGGCTGGAAACATGCGATCCGTAACCAGAGTGTGTTCCGGGGGCGGTTTCGTCTCGCGCCCCGCGAGCCTGACCGGCTGATCTGGGGAGACGTGATGACCGCACCTATTCAAACGCCGGAGAAAGCACTGGGTACGGTTACCGTTGTCAGGGACATTTCTCATGAACTGGAGGTGGAAGAGGCTCTTCGGGATGAGCAACAGCGGGCCGAGACACTCCTCGGTGTGCTTCAGGAAGGGGTTCTGATGGTCGATACCGAGGGTGCCATTCGTTACGCCAACGACGCAGCCTGCCGTTTTCTGGGTGCGGAAGGCGAATGCCTGCTTCGCAATTTTTTCCAGTTGGTAACAATCAAGGACCACGACCGCGAATTGACACGGCAGGAGTTTCTCACTGGCGAGGATCTGGGCAGCCTGTATGTAACGCTGTTGAACACGGCCAGTGAAACCTTCGATATCGACCTGACCCTGCTCCACATCCGCCGGGGCCTCGAGGATGAACGTCTGGTCTTCGTGTTGCGTGACGACAGTGATCGCCGCCGGCAAGAGGAGCGGCTCTCCTGGGAGGCGACCCA is a window encoding:
- a CDS encoding energy transducer TonB; translation: MTLQPQPSRFVLLMLAAAITAGALVLTAPGKTVELNSLGEAAINTAPAIRIKLAAEPGPEPEVTREPSPQPEAKPEPEPEPEPEPEPEPEPEPEPEPEPEPEMVAEVPEPESTPIEPERTQTGAAAESSTSQPAESEVEEAESRATIPLQNAGERSEVDHYLSRLRRHLARFYDYPRRARRLGQEGTPVIVFEFRRDGSLVAHSLQTGSGHSLLDDSALAMLEQAAPLPAVPREISGNRFRYALPVRFSLR
- a CDS encoding ExbD/TolR family protein, with protein sequence MTDLVPPPFSSGKSLMERVEDALLPLINLVFLLLMFFIVAGQLADDPLPELPATTQTREQRPPDADLTVDAGGNWRIAGETLDEESLLSTLPAPNELHPLRIAAAQTITMADLETLFRVLEKGGHTDILLLTEPGE
- a CDS encoding ExbD/TolR family protein; this translates as MQLVEPRPNRPIPIRITPLIDVVFILLVFFMLTSRLQPVDHLELANNPSARSPATGEPLPELTVIANGQIQWQDMTMPLEHLLPELAQAGITEVNLATTNDASLGAFTLALSQLTDSGIDTHWKRENDKAP
- a CDS encoding MotA/TolQ/ExbB proton channel family protein, with the protein product MTDISAPFSNGLLAQLTEMGGPVMVVLLVIAVLGVVTFIYLMLLGTLYAPRLPGSLKKTVISWQQNPGSVSPAAIREQAGRWGRLNPLLHLVTNTFEALNSQQDERQIRETAARDAQQSLEPFEAPLKIIEVIAALAPLLGLLGTVLGMMEAFSAMAATEGRANATQLSGGIYEALTTTAAGLVVAIPFAALAAWVEFRLRRIHKTINSTLVSILNVTVDPDAKAQADARQAVATRECASTQPGADLSYDSASDRRFAHATG
- a CDS encoding GGDEF domain-containing protein — protein: MLIKRWLGSLVNRAVALVVVVIVLSALLVTVAGALLSRAELEQQARSQVETIAELVAGELNDKLVLRLETLSHVARSLTMSIHALDARARLLVRRQTALQHLFDGIYLINESGQVLAEYPESFQQTGLNVSDREYFRRVASTLTPVISEPYISNYQDKPAVMVATPVFDHRQRFVGMIGGAILLDGDNFMKEFINLRIGETGYLGVATRSGVTVAHGRSGRPMAPVRVANPVLRDAMEGFEGTLQTRNGEGEATIMSVRQLTQVPWFVSAVWPSREAYAPITRTADAFIWVLLLVIVLIAPIALWRFRRLMAPLEMLGNQIRERHLGMRSDPVDVSGGTEIRQVAEIFNTVMDERDEVLVSLAEREAFFRSLTQSAPIGIVQTDVLGRIEFANPAFEAIIGRPSEDLTQTWLAGRVHEADRDAAIAGWKHAIRNQSVFRGRFRLAPREPDRLIWGDVMTAPIQTPEKALGTVTVVRDISHELEVEEALRDEQQRAETLLGVLQEGVLMVDTEGAIRYANDAACRFLGAEGECLLRNFFQLVTIKDHDRELTRQEFLTGEDLGSLYVTLLNTASETFDIDLTLLHIRRGLEDERLVFVLRDDSDRRRQEERLSWEATHDSLTQLLNRRAFNAALVRCMGEAGRQEVRSVLMLIDLDHFKPVNDEGGHLLGDELLRRLADLFKESVRQSDTVARLGGDEFGIILPACGLARAEALAEKIRANVEDLRIEHDGRSFGVTTCIGLTELAPDDSSPRESMGRADEGCYLAKSRGRNAVVVVPSPPAG